In a genomic window of uncultured Flavobacterium sp.:
- a CDS encoding carboxypeptidase-like regulatory domain-containing protein, protein MKYFAVFFFTLLSAVGFAQDTESTVPQRVSGYIINDNSKQPLANVNIINTNKVRGAMSDAKGYFEIDVQPNDTIHFSILGFQSLRIRVTNDWIKNKVTRIQLTEKAIALEEVVIAPFNLTGYLEVDSKLIPTKENYRYSISGLTQGYEAGEYSPNAFGKVLGSIFNPADVLYGFFGKNGKELRKLKDMKKDDTIRNLLESKYDRETISVLLGISKDEIPEILQRCNYSDSFIQSANDLQIMDAISGCYEQYKVLKRN, encoded by the coding sequence ATGAAATATTTCGCAGTTTTCTTTTTCACACTACTATCAGCCGTTGGTTTTGCGCAAGACACAGAATCTACAGTTCCGCAAAGAGTGTCCGGCTACATCATTAACGATAATAGTAAACAACCTCTTGCCAACGTAAATATCATCAACACTAACAAAGTGCGGGGTGCTATGTCTGATGCTAAAGGATATTTTGAAATTGATGTACAACCAAATGATACTATTCATTTTTCTATACTTGGATTTCAATCTCTAAGAATTAGAGTTACGAATGACTGGATAAAAAATAAAGTAACGCGAATTCAGCTTACTGAAAAAGCAATCGCACTTGAAGAAGTTGTAATTGCTCCTTTTAATCTAACAGGATATCTTGAAGTCGATTCAAAATTGATTCCAACAAAAGAAAACTATCGTTATAGTATTTCTGGTCTTACACAAGGTTATGAAGCGGGTGAATATTCTCCAAATGCATTTGGAAAAGTATTAGGATCTATCTTTAATCCTGCCGATGTACTTTATGGTTTCTTCGGAAAAAATGGAAAAGAACTCAGGAAATTAAAGGATATGAAGAAAGATGATACGATTCGAAATTTATTAGAATCAAAGTATGATCGCGAAACCATTTCTGTACTTTTAGGTATTAGCAAAGATGAAATCCCTGAAATTTTACAGCGTTGTAATTATTCTGATTCTTTTATTCAATCAGCAAATGATTTACAAATTATGGATGCAATTAGTGGTTGTTACGAACAATATAAAGTCTTGAAAAGGAATTAA
- a CDS encoding DEAD/DEAH box helicase, translating into MNKFEQLGLNESLLKAILDLGFENPSEVQEKAIPLLLEKDTDMVALAQTGTGKTAAFGFPLIQKIDADNRNTQALVLSPTRELCLQITNELKNYSKYEKGINVVAVYGGASITEQAREIKRGAQIIVATPGRMQDMINRGLVNIKNIDYCILDEADEMLNMGFYEDIVSILSDTPDQKSTWLFSATMPQEVARIAKQFMSEPVEITVGAKNSGSATVSHEFYLVNARDRYEALKRLADANPDIFSVVFCRTKRDTQAVAEKLIEDGYSAAALHGDLSQAQRDGVMKSFRGRQIQMLVATDVAARGIDVDNITHVVNYQLPDEIETYNHRSGRTGRAGKLGTSIVIVTKSELRKISSIERIIKQKFEEKSIPSGIEICEIQLLHLANKIKDTEVDHEIDNYLPAINNVLEGLSKEELIKKMVSVEFNRFIAYYKKNRDISNQSSERRERTDSEPREFNNNGAVRYFVNIGSRDNFDWMTLKDYLKETLDLGRDDVFKVDVKEGFSFFNTDPEHTDKVMEVLNNVQLEGRRINVEISKNDGGGRRDHNGRSGGGRSSGGPRREGGGSFGPRREGSGGGGFRSDRNSAPREGGFRSDRNSSAPKREGGFRSSAPRSEGSSDRAPRRSESFGDSPRPRRPRRD; encoded by the coding sequence ATGAATAAATTTGAACAATTAGGATTGAATGAATCGTTACTGAAGGCGATTTTAGATCTAGGATTTGAAAATCCGTCAGAGGTACAGGAAAAGGCGATTCCCCTATTATTGGAAAAAGACACAGATATGGTTGCGTTGGCTCAGACAGGGACAGGGAAAACGGCAGCTTTCGGTTTTCCGCTAATTCAAAAAATTGATGCTGACAATAGAAACACACAAGCATTAGTTTTATCGCCAACACGAGAACTTTGTTTACAGATTACCAACGAACTTAAAAACTACTCAAAATACGAAAAAGGTATTAATGTGGTAGCAGTTTACGGCGGGGCTAGTATTACAGAGCAAGCCAGAGAAATTAAAAGAGGTGCACAAATTATTGTGGCAACTCCGGGGAGAATGCAAGACATGATCAACAGAGGTTTGGTTAACATTAAAAATATAGATTACTGTATTCTTGATGAAGCTGATGAGATGTTGAACATGGGATTCTATGAAGACATCGTATCTATTTTATCAGATACTCCAGATCAAAAAAGTACATGGTTGTTCTCTGCAACTATGCCACAAGAGGTTGCCAGAATTGCAAAACAATTCATGAGCGAACCAGTTGAAATTACTGTTGGAGCTAAAAACTCAGGTTCTGCAACAGTTTCTCACGAATTTTACTTAGTAAATGCACGTGATCGTTACGAAGCTTTGAAACGTTTAGCCGATGCTAATCCAGATATTTTCTCTGTGGTTTTCTGTCGTACTAAAAGAGATACACAAGCTGTAGCTGAAAAATTAATTGAAGATGGATACAGCGCTGCTGCATTGCACGGAGATTTATCTCAGGCGCAACGTGATGGTGTAATGAAATCTTTCCGTGGAAGACAAATTCAGATGCTTGTTGCTACTGACGTTGCTGCACGTGGTATTGACGTTGATAATATTACTCACGTAGTAAATTACCAACTTCCTGACGAAATTGAAACTTACAATCACCGTTCTGGACGTACTGGTAGAGCTGGAAAATTAGGAACTTCTATTGTAATTGTTACAAAAAGTGAGTTGCGTAAAATTTCTTCTATCGAAAGAATCATCAAACAAAAATTCGAAGAAAAATCTATTCCTTCTGGAATCGAAATCTGCGAAATTCAATTGTTGCACTTAGCAAACAAAATTAAAGATACTGAAGTTGATCACGAAATTGACAACTATTTACCAGCTATCAACAATGTTCTTGAAGGTTTATCTAAAGAAGAGTTGATCAAGAAAATGGTTTCAGTAGAATTTAACCGTTTTATTGCTTACTACAAAAAGAACAGAGATATCTCTAATCAATCTTCTGAAAGACGTGAAAGAACTGATTCTGAGCCAAGAGAATTCAATAATAACGGAGCAGTTCGTTATTTTGTAAACATCGGTTCAAGAGACAACTTCGATTGGATGACACTTAAAGATTACTTGAAAGAAACATTAGACTTAGGTCGTGATGACGTTTTCAAAGTAGATGTAAAAGAAGGTTTCTCTTTCTTTAACACTGATCCTGAGCATACTGATAAAGTAATGGAAGTATTAAACAACGTACAATTAGAAGGACGTCGTATTAATGTTGAAATTTCTAAAAATGATGGTGGCGGAAGACGTGACCATAATGGTCGTAGCGGTGGCGGACGTTCTTCTGGAGGTCCAAGACGTGAAGGCGGAGGAAGTTTCGGTCCAAGACGTGAAGGTTCTGGTGGTGGCGGATTCAGAAGCGACAGAAACTCTGCTCCTAGAGAAGGTGGTTTCAGAAGCGACAGAAATTCATCTGCTCCAAAAAGAGAAGGTGGTTTTAGAAGTTCAGCTCCAAGAAGCGAAGGAAGTTCAGACAGAGCTCCAAGACGTTCTGAAAGCTTTGGTGATTCACCAAGACCAAGAAGACCAAGAAGAGATTAA
- a CDS encoding non-canonical purine NTP diphosphatase, with the protein MKLVFASNNQNKIKEIQSILNGSIQLLSLEDIGCFEEIEETADTIEGNAILKANYVTEKYGYDCFADDSGLEVTALNGEPGVYSARYAGKQRNADDNMNKLLDALKDKSDRSAQFKTVITLNIKGEQHLFTGIVKGNITLEKTGNQGFGYDPIFQPENYTETFAELPLEIKNKIGHRGKATQQLIDFLNSTK; encoded by the coding sequence ATGAAACTCGTTTTCGCATCAAACAATCAAAATAAAATCAAAGAAATTCAAAGTATTCTAAACGGATCTATACAGTTATTAAGTCTTGAAGATATTGGCTGTTTTGAAGAAATTGAAGAAACTGCAGATACTATTGAAGGAAATGCGATTTTGAAAGCCAATTATGTAACTGAAAAATATGGTTATGATTGTTTTGCTGATGATTCAGGTTTGGAAGTTACGGCTTTGAATGGAGAACCAGGCGTATATTCGGCCAGATATGCAGGTAAACAACGCAATGCTGATGATAATATGAATAAACTTCTGGATGCTTTAAAAGATAAATCAGATCGCAGTGCACAGTTCAAGACCGTTATTACATTAAATATAAAAGGAGAACAACATTTATTTACCGGAATCGTTAAAGGAAATATTACTTTGGAAAAAACAGGAAATCAAGGTTTTGGGTATGATCCAATTTTTCAACCGGAAAATTATACTGAAACTTTTGCCGAATTACCTTTGGAAATCAAAAATAAAATTGGTCACCGCGGAAAAGCAACTCAGCAACTAATTGATTTTCTGAACTCCACAAAATAA
- a CDS encoding ABC transporter ATP-binding protein has translation MEVSALYKKITPFVRPYRKMVIATLLLTFLGSFAAQVNALILKYTVDTISNLMVAHEPLSKGFHLLGIISIVLLSKELIYSVVQFGQKFYGEKLRIFITRDISQTIVEKILSYRMEFYTSGENESGKLQTRIDLGISSLTKLVQNFFIDIMPLFANAFVALILMFYANVYVGLVSLFIIPIYFYVSQLQARKLSGFRRRMRNYRETKNNGIISLIESITVIKSFVREPMEADRHQKIQFEMTENQLATRKTSFIFESIKGFIEQIGVVIIIILTAYFVLNNKMTIGAIMFHIMLFNNVSSPIRQLHRIYDEVNDALIYSEGFFDILESENEKETSGTYIPEKIVGLIEVKNVDFAYPNGTKALSDINFTIKPNETTALVGLSGAGKSTVINLLDKFYLPSSGKIYLDGVDLNDYDTDFLRKNIGLVLQKNHIFKGTVAENILYGNPEAKENEVIDAAKQAYIHEQVMQLPKGYDSDAHLLSGGQQQRIAIARLFLKNPPIIFLDEPTASLDAIATEQIKKSLDAIKKDRTVIIISHSISQIIDASHIIVLEKGKCIEQGAHEELYDNKSVYYDIFTAMANSLNIDKITQTLD, from the coding sequence ATGGAAGTATCCGCCCTATATAAAAAAATTACGCCTTTCGTCAGACCCTATCGAAAAATGGTAATTGCAACGCTGCTACTAACTTTTTTGGGCTCATTTGCAGCACAGGTAAATGCATTGATATTAAAATATACAGTTGATACTATCAGTAATTTAATGGTGGCACACGAACCATTATCAAAAGGATTTCATTTATTAGGTATAATAAGTATTGTTTTACTTTCTAAAGAATTGATTTATTCAGTAGTACAATTTGGACAGAAATTCTACGGAGAAAAACTGCGAATCTTTATAACCCGAGATATTTCGCAAACCATTGTTGAGAAAATTCTAAGCTATAGAATGGAATTTTATACGTCAGGCGAAAATGAAAGCGGAAAACTTCAAACCCGAATTGATTTAGGAATCAGCAGTTTGACAAAATTGGTTCAGAATTTCTTCATTGATATAATGCCTTTGTTTGCTAATGCGTTTGTGGCTTTAATTTTGATGTTTTATGCCAATGTTTATGTCGGCTTGGTTAGTTTGTTCATTATTCCAATTTATTTCTATGTAAGTCAGTTACAAGCCAGAAAATTAAGTGGTTTTAGAAGAAGAATGCGTAATTATCGCGAAACAAAGAATAACGGAATCATCAGTTTAATTGAATCCATAACAGTGATTAAATCCTTTGTGCGAGAACCAATGGAAGCAGATCGGCATCAGAAAATTCAATTTGAGATGACCGAAAATCAATTGGCGACAAGAAAAACCAGTTTTATTTTTGAAAGTATAAAAGGTTTTATCGAGCAAATAGGTGTTGTAATTATCATTATTCTTACCGCTTATTTTGTTTTGAATAATAAAATGACAATTGGTGCGATCATGTTTCATATTATGTTGTTTAATAATGTTTCGTCACCGATCAGGCAATTGCATCGTATTTATGATGAAGTAAATGATGCCTTGATTTATTCAGAAGGTTTCTTCGATATTTTAGAATCAGAAAATGAAAAAGAAACCAGCGGAACTTATATTCCAGAAAAAATCGTTGGATTAATTGAAGTCAAAAACGTAGATTTTGCTTATCCAAATGGAACCAAAGCACTTTCGGATATTAATTTCACCATAAAACCAAATGAAACAACTGCTTTGGTTGGTTTAAGCGGTGCCGGAAAAAGTACTGTTATTAATTTATTGGATAAGTTTTATTTGCCTTCTTCAGGTAAAATTTATTTAGACGGAGTTGATTTAAATGACTACGATACTGATTTTCTGCGAAAAAATATTGGATTGGTTTTGCAGAAGAATCACATTTTTAAAGGTACAGTTGCAGAAAATATTCTCTACGGAAATCCTGAAGCCAAAGAAAATGAGGTTATAGACGCTGCAAAACAAGCTTATATTCATGAACAAGTGATGCAATTGCCAAAAGGTTATGATTCTGATGCGCATTTGCTTTCCGGCGGACAACAACAACGAATTGCGATTGCAAGATTGTTTCTAAAGAATCCGCCAATTATCTTTTTAGACGAACCCACAGCAAGTTTGGACGCGATTGCAACAGAGCAAATTAAGAAATCATTAGACGCAATAAAAAAAGACAGAACTGTGATTATTATTTCGCATAGTATTTCTCAAATTATTGACGCTTCGCACATTATAGTTCTAGAAAAAGGAAAATGTATCGAACAAGGCGCGCATGAGGAACTTTACGATAATAAATCTGTGTATTATGATATTTTTACCGCAATGGCAAATAGTTTGAATATTGATAAAATCACGCAGACATTGGATTAA
- a CDS encoding DUF2809 domain-containing protein, whose translation MSRKIPQVPLITGDFLYAVMIYFLIRILFPEKKILYIIITALLVCYSIEFLQLYQGNWMIELRKTLFGRYVLGQGFLWSDILAYTFGVAVVSSIERIVLKYKAL comes from the coding sequence ATGTCACGGAAAATTCCTCAAGTACCTTTAATTACTGGCGATTTTCTATATGCTGTTATGATTTACTTTTTAATAAGAATCCTATTTCCAGAGAAGAAAATCTTATACATTATAATTACGGCTTTATTAGTTTGTTACAGCATCGAGTTTCTGCAACTTTATCAAGGAAACTGGATGATAGAACTCAGAAAAACACTTTTTGGAAGATATGTCCTTGGGCAAGGTTTTCTTTGGAGTGATATTCTGGCTTATACGTTTGGGGTTGCCGTTGTTTCTAGTATTGAAAGAATTGTTTTGAAATACAAAGCTTTATAG
- a CDS encoding glycoside hydrolase family 88 protein yields MNTRFTALILTLFLLGNISYSQKDNSFNIKKQFEYCATQASETLKVIPNDGTSPRSIPTGSKEWKFVDYKDWTSGFWPGELWYLYEATGDKKWEKEADKFSQFLKPLSVSKANDHDLGFQIFNSFGNGYRLTKNPAYKDVILKTADTLATLFNPKVGTILSWPHNKYGGHNTIIDNMMNLELLFWASKNGGNKKLYDIAVKHAETTMNNHFRPDNSSYHVLIYDYETGKKIKGITAQGYSDDSMWARGQAWAIYGFTMVYRETKDPKFLDFAHKLARVYLDRLKTDDLIPYWDFNAPGIPNEPRDASAAAIVSSALIELSSYTKDKSLKNEYLTKSKKMIVSLSDHYQSHDVNSAFLLHSTGHKPAGSEIDCSINYADYYYLEALLRLQKLK; encoded by the coding sequence ATGAATACAAGATTTACGGCGCTGATTTTGACTTTGTTTCTTCTGGGAAATATAAGTTATTCTCAAAAAGACAATTCCTTTAATATTAAAAAGCAGTTTGAATATTGCGCAACTCAGGCTTCTGAAACTTTAAAAGTGATTCCGAATGATGGAACTTCTCCAAGAAGTATTCCAACAGGAAGCAAGGAATGGAAATTTGTTGATTATAAAGATTGGACAAGTGGTTTCTGGCCAGGAGAATTGTGGTATTTATATGAAGCAACAGGAGATAAAAAATGGGAAAAAGAAGCCGATAAGTTCAGTCAGTTTTTAAAACCATTATCTGTAAGCAAAGCAAATGATCACGATTTAGGTTTTCAGATTTTTAATAGTTTTGGAAACGGATATCGTTTGACTAAAAATCCTGCTTATAAAGATGTTATCCTAAAAACAGCCGATACTTTGGCAACACTTTTTAATCCAAAAGTTGGAACAATTTTATCATGGCCGCATAATAAATATGGCGGACATAATACGATTATAGACAATATGATGAATTTAGAATTGCTTTTTTGGGCTTCTAAAAATGGAGGAAATAAAAAGTTGTATGATATTGCTGTAAAGCACGCCGAAACTACTATGAATAATCATTTCAGACCGGATAATTCTTCATATCACGTATTGATTTACGACTATGAAACGGGTAAGAAAATAAAAGGAATTACAGCTCAGGGTTACAGTGACGATAGTATGTGGGCGAGAGGTCAGGCGTGGGCGATTTATGGTTTTACTATGGTTTACAGAGAGACAAAAGATCCTAAATTTTTAGATTTTGCTCATAAATTAGCACGAGTATATCTGGATAGATTAAAAACAGATGATTTAATTCCGTATTGGGATTTTAACGCACCTGGAATTCCAAATGAACCAAGGGATGCTTCGGCGGCTGCAATTGTATCTTCGGCACTTATTGAATTGAGTTCATATACAAAAGATAAAAGTTTGAAAAACGAATATTTGACCAAGTCTAAAAAAATGATTGTTTCACTTTCAGATCATTATCAAAGTCACGATGTTAATTCTGCTTTTTTGCTTCATTCAACTGGACATAAACCTGCAGGAAGCGAAATTGATTGTTCTATAAATTATGCGGATTATTATTATCTTGAAGCGCTTTTAAGACTTCAGAAACTAAAATAA
- a CDS encoding FMN-binding glutamate synthase family protein, with protein sequence MRKKFFIYGFLLFLIVATTYYYTDRGFLLVIIIPILLVIGVYNTLQKKHAILRNFPVLGYFRYLFEMIAPEIQQYFIERSTDGKPFSRNQRSLVYQRAKNIDSSTPFGTQQNLNHDSYEGIKHSIFPAKVNEELPRVLVGGKDCKQPYLASLFNVSAMSFGSLSENAVRAINIGAKKGNFYQNTGEGGLTEFHLAGGGDITWQIGTGYFGCRDAEGNFSPENFSEKANLPNVKMIEIKLSQGAKPGHGGVLPAAKNTEQIAKIRGVQPHTMILSPPGHHAFSDIKGLIHFIAQLRELSNGKPIGFKLCIGNTAEFEAICHEMIAEDIFPDFITIDGAEGGTGAAPLEFADGVGMPFEPALIFVNKTLIRLNIRDKIRIIGSGKIISGYSILHAIALGADMCNSARGFMFSLGCIQALRCHNNECPTGVATQNKMLMKGLVVTDKSDRVYHFHKNTLHSANELLAAAGKKNFSDVDPSIFMRGDEFAHLSDLYFPDILTNVTKH encoded by the coding sequence ATGAGAAAAAAATTCTTTATCTACGGATTCTTATTGTTTCTAATCGTTGCTACAACTTATTATTATACTGATCGAGGTTTTTTATTGGTTATTATAATACCAATACTTTTGGTTATTGGAGTTTATAATACGCTACAGAAAAAGCATGCTATTTTAAGAAATTTTCCTGTTTTAGGATATTTCAGATATTTGTTTGAAATGATTGCACCAGAAATTCAGCAATATTTTATCGAAAGATCTACTGACGGAAAACCTTTCTCCAGAAATCAACGCTCTTTAGTGTACCAAAGAGCCAAAAATATAGATTCAAGTACGCCTTTTGGAACACAACAAAATCTAAATCATGACAGTTACGAAGGTATAAAACACTCTATTTTTCCGGCAAAAGTAAACGAAGAATTACCTCGCGTATTAGTTGGAGGAAAAGATTGCAAACAACCATATTTGGCTTCTTTATTTAATGTTTCGGCAATGAGTTTTGGTTCGCTTAGCGAAAATGCCGTTCGCGCCATTAATATTGGTGCTAAAAAAGGAAACTTCTATCAAAATACAGGAGAAGGTGGTTTAACCGAATTTCATCTTGCCGGCGGCGGAGATATTACGTGGCAAATTGGTACAGGATATTTTGGTTGTCGTGATGCCGAAGGGAATTTTAGTCCTGAAAATTTTTCAGAAAAAGCCAATCTTCCTAATGTTAAAATGATAGAAATTAAGCTTTCGCAAGGTGCAAAACCTGGTCACGGTGGTGTACTTCCGGCAGCTAAAAATACAGAACAAATTGCAAAAATAAGAGGAGTTCAACCTCATACCATGATTCTTTCGCCTCCGGGACATCATGCTTTTTCAGACATAAAAGGACTTATTCATTTTATTGCACAATTGCGTGAATTATCAAACGGAAAACCAATTGGATTCAAACTTTGCATTGGAAATACAGCCGAATTTGAAGCGATTTGCCACGAAATGATTGCCGAAGATATCTTCCCTGATTTCATAACTATTGATGGTGCCGAAGGAGGAACCGGAGCTGCTCCGCTGGAATTTGCAGATGGAGTTGGAATGCCTTTTGAGCCTGCTTTAATATTTGTAAACAAAACTTTGATTCGCTTAAATATCCGTGATAAAATACGCATTATTGGTAGTGGAAAAATTATTTCGGGTTATTCTATTTTGCATGCTATCGCTTTAGGAGCAGATATGTGTAATAGTGCACGTGGTTTTATGTTTTCACTTGGCTGTATTCAGGCATTGCGTTGTCACAATAACGAGTGTCCAACTGGAGTTGCTACTCAAAATAAAATGCTGATGAAAGGTTTGGTTGTCACCGATAAATCAGATCGTGTTTATCATTTTCATAAAAACACACTACATTCTGCAAACGAACTTTTGGCTGCAGCCGGCAAAAAGAACTTCTCAGATGTTGATCCGAGTATTTTTATGCGTGGAGACGAATTTGCACACCTTTCAGACCTTTATTTCCCTGATATTCTAACAAATGTTACGAAGCATTAG